A genomic window from Stigmatopora argus isolate UIUO_Sarg chromosome 13, RoL_Sarg_1.0, whole genome shotgun sequence includes:
- the tmtc4 gene encoding protein O-mannosyl-transferase TMTC4 produces the protein MPLSEVDWDQKVPLPRLDGIQAKVTVGLVALLCFINSYDGEFVFDDSEAIINNKDLKPTTPWTNIWSNDFWGSNLSSNSSHKSYRPLTVLTFRLNYMLAGGLYPVGFHVLNIALHAVISALMIDVFALLFGGLAYDKGARIVNRAPKTSLLAALFFAAHPVHTESVAGVVGRADLLCALFFLLSFLTYCKAFKRVEENGSFCVWWIVVSLALCATAMLCKEQGITVLGVNAAFDVLFICNIDVYELTQGLLLRKTPFNARERLVKGLPCRLALMALGGFLMLYTRWRIMGTGPPAFTEVDNPASFAENMFLRVVNYNYYYALNGWLLLCPWWLCFDWSMGCVPLIKSTADWRVLWPLLFWCVLIGLVGRALCSSDAQQRRTLSMALVLLVVPFLPACNIFFRVGFVIAERVLYLPSSGYCLLLAFALAHCSCHWLKYKKLMCISILALLLTYIGRCALRSHQWRSEQSLFTSALAVCPLNAKVHYNVGKNLADRGNTTAAVSYYREAVRLHPTYVHAMNNLGNILKERNELIEAEQLLSKAVSIQPDFAAAWMNLGIVQNSLSKFELAERSYWNAIHFRRKYPDCYYNLGRLYADQQRYLDALNAWRNATVLKPDHSLAWNNMVILLDNIGNLGQAELIGREALKLLPNDHTIMFSLANVLGKQEKYKESEGVFLHALQINPKAAGCHGNLAVLYHRWGKLELAQKHYELSLKLDPEAPGTRDNYNMLRRKLDQRKRHAP, from the exons ATGCCGTTGTCTGAGGTTGACTGGGATCAGAAGGTACCCCTACCAAGACTTGATGGAATCCAGGCCAAGGTGACTGTGGGTCTGGTGGCACTCCTCTGCTTCATCAATAGCTACGATGGGGAGTTTGTCTTTGACGATTCAGAGGCCATCATTAACAACAAG GACTTGAAGCCAACAACACCCTGGACCAACATTTGGAGCAATGACTTCTGGGGAAGCAACCTGAGTAGCAATTCCAGTCACAAATCTTACAGACCGCTCACTGTCTTAACGTTCAG GTTGAACTACATGCTGGCAGGCGGTCTTTATCCTGTCGGTTTCCACGTGCTCAACATCGCCCTCCATGCCGTCATTTCCGCTCTAATGATCGACGTGTTCGCCCTGCTTTTTGGTGGTCTGGCTTACGACAAGGGTGCTCGTATAGTGAATCGCGCTCCTAAGACCTCCTTGCTGGCTGCTCTCTTCTTTGCTGCTCACCCTGTCCACACAGAGAGC GTAGCGGGTGTTGTGGGTCGGGCGGACCTGTTGTGTGCGCTCTTCTTCCTGTTGTCCTTCCTCACCTATTGCAAAGCCTTCAAAAGAG TCGAGGAAAATGGCAGCTTCTGTGTGTGGTGGATTGTGGTTAGCCTCGCCCTGTGCGCCACCGCCATGCTTTGTAAAGAACAAGGCATCACTGTCCTG GGCGTGAACGCAGCTTTTGATGTCCTCTTCATCTGTAACATTGACGTGTACGAACTGACCCAGGGGCTACTCCTCCGAAAGACCCCTTTTAAT GCACGCGAGAGGCTGGTGAAGGGCCTGCCATGCCGCTTGGCCCTCATGGCTCTAGGCGGCTTCTTAATGCTTTACACCCGTTGGAGAATCATGGGAACTGGGCCGCCGGCGTTCACCGAAGTGGACAACCCCGCCTCCTTTGCAGAGAACATGTTTCTGAGA GTAGTCAACTATAATTACTACTACGCCCTGAACGGCTGGTTGCTGCTGTGTCCCTGGTGGTTGTGTTTCGATTGGTCCATGGGCTGTGTGCCGCTCATTAAGTCCACCGCCGATTGGAGGGTGCTGTGGCCGCTGCTGTTCTGGTGCGTCCTGATAGGCTTAGTAGGCCGAGCCTTGTGCTCATCGGACGCCCAGCAGAGGAG GACTCTTAGCATGGCCCTGGTCCTTTTGGTGGTCCCATTCTTGCCAGCCTGCAATATCTTCTTTCGGGTGGGCTTCGTCATTGCCGAGCGCGTGCTCTACCTGCCCTCGTCCGGCTACTGCCTCCTATTAGCCTTCGCTCTGGCCCACTGCTCTTGCCACTGGCTCAAGTACAAG AAGCTCATGTGCATCTCCATCTTAGCTTTGTTGCTAACATATATAGGTCGCTGCGCTCTCCGCAGTCACCAGTGGCGGTCAGAGCAAAGCCTCTTTACCAGCGCGCTGGCCGTGTGCCCCCTCAATGCCAAG GTACATTACAACGTGGGGAAGAATTTGGCCGACAGGGGCAACACCACAGCAGCTGTTAGCTATTACAGAGAAGCTGTCAG GCTCCATCCCACCTACGTACACGCCATGAACAACTTAGGTAACATCCTCAAGGAAAGGAACGAGCTGATTGAGGCCGAACAACTGCTCTCCAAAGCTGTTTCCATCCA ACCTGATTTCGCTGCCGCTTGGATGAATCTGGGTATCGTGCAGAACAGTTTGAGCAAGTTTGAGCTAGCCGAGAGGAGCTACTGGAATGCCATCCACTTCCGGAGGAAATATCCAGATTGCTACTACAACCTGGGACGCCTG TATGCAGACCAGCAGAGATATTTGGACGCTCTGAATGCATGGAGGAACGCGACAGTGCTTAAACCTGATCATAGCCTAGCATGGAACAACATGGTCATCCTACTGGACAATATTG GTAACTTAGGTCAAGCAGAGCTGATTGGGCGAGAAGCTCTGAAACTCCTCCCCAATGACCACACCATCATGTTTTCTTTGGCTAATGTCCTGGGCAAGCAAGAAAAGTACAAG GAATCGGAGGGAGTTTTCCTCCACGCTCTTCAAATCAACCCAAAAGCAGCTGGTTGCCATGGCAATTTAG CTGTGCTGTACCATCGCTGGGGCAAGCTGGAACTGGCACAGAAACATTACGAGCTGTCTCTCAAGTTGGACCCCGAGGCCCCGGGCACGCGAGACAACTACAACATGCTGCGACGCAAACTGGACCAGCGCAAACGCCACGCACCCTGA